DNA from Arthrobacter sp. PvP023:
TGCCTCAGCCGGTCCTCGTTCATGTCGCCCACGATCACTGCAGCGGCGCCAAGCAAGTGGGCACTCGTGGCCGCAGCCAGGCCCACAGGGCCGGCCCCCGCGATGTAGACGGTGGAGCCAACGCCGACGCCGGCGGTGACGGCGCCGTGGAATCCCGTGGGGAAGATGTCCGACAGCATGGCCAGGTCGAGGATTTTTTCCATGGCCTGGTCCTTGTCCGGGAACTTCAGCAGGTTCCAGTCCGCGTACGGCACCAGGACGTAGTTGGCCTGGCCACCCACCCAGCCGCCCATGTCGACGTAGCCGTAAGCGCTTCCCGGCCTGTCGGGATTGACGTTGAGGCAGATGCCGGTCTTGCGTTCCTTGCAGTTCCGGCAGCGGCCGCAGGCAATGTTGAACGGAACGGAGCAGACGTCCCCCACCTTGATGAATTCGACGTCGGGCCCGACTTCCACTACCTCACCGGTGATTTCGTGGCCCAGGACGAGGTCCGGGGGCGCTGTGGTGCGGCCGCGGACCATGTGCTGGTCCGAACCGCAGATGTTGGTGGCCACGGTCTTAAGGATTACGCCATGGCGGACCGAACGGCCCACGTTGGCGGGGTTGACGCCCGGGCCGTCCTTGAGCTCGAAGGTGGGGTAGTCGATGTCTATCAGTTCGACTTTTCCCGGCCCCTTATAGGCAACGGCTTTGTTCCCTGTCATCTCTTTCCTCCTGGTTTCACGGGCACCGAAACAGGCGCCCAGTGTCATTCACGAAGTTCTGATGCGCCCTCCGGGGCAGGCATGGACCGGCCCGTATCGTCCGGCGATGCTGCAGCTGGAAACGCCACGGCTGTGCAGGACAGATTGGAGGGTTCGGCCAGTCTAGGCGGTAAGCATACTTAGGGATAGGGGCCGTTGGGCCCTAGCTGCCGCCGTCGTGAATCATCCGCGCGCGCGTCAGGCGAGGGCTTCCTCAATGGCAGCGATGACCTCCGGCGAGTCCGGTTCCACGGTGGGAGCAAAACGGGCCACCACAACGCCGTCGCGGTTTACCAGGAACTTTTCAAAGTTCCACTTAACGAGACCCGGGAGCAACCCGTTCTTGAAGCGGGTGAGCTCCGCGTACAGCGGGTGCTGGTTCTTGCCGCGAACATCGGCCTTCGCAGTCAGGGGGAATGTCACGCCGAAATTGCGCTCGCAGAATTCGGCGATTTCGTCGTCACTGCCCGGTTCCTGCCCGGCGAACTGGTTGCACGGAACCCCCAGGATTTCGAACCCCTGGTCCTTGAACTTCCCGTAGAGCAACTCAAGGCCGCCGTACTGCGGAGTGAAGCCGCATTGGGAAGCTACGTTGACTACCATCACCACGCGCCCCTTGAAGCGGCCAAAATCGGTTTCGGTGCCGTCGTTGAGGGTCAGCGGAATGGAGTGGATCGAATTCACGGTGGGCTTCCTTAAGAAACTGGTCATGGCTGCTATTCGTTGACAACGGCCAAGTGTATGGGTTGGTGCCCGGGTGAATTCGGGTGGCGGGATCCTGTCAGGGCGTTGGCGTCGGGGTGGAGGTCCCGGTCGGAGCCGGTTCCGCTGTCATTGTCGGTTCGGGGGCGGTCGTCGGTTCCGATGTGGCCGTGGGTTCCGGCGAAGGGTTCCCGGTGGCCGTGAACGTGGGTTCCGGCGTGTCAGTGACCGTGGGCCCGGCCGCAGACTCTGTTGTGGGCATGCCGGTGACGGTTTCCGTCGGCGACGCTGCCGCAGTGGCCTGCCCGGTCGTGGTCGGCGACGGCGTTGGCGTCTCGGTCAGAGATGGTGAGGGTGTCGGCGTGGCAGTTGAGGTGCCGGTGGGCGGCGGCGCGCTCGTCGTCGAACTCCCCGGCGCCGTGGCGGTAGCGGAAGTACTCGGCGTCGGAGACGCAGTGGTGGCCGTCGCCGGGGCCGACGGTGTTCCGGTCGCGGTGGCGGAAGGCGTTCCCTGCACGGGCCCCTCGGTCTCCCCGCCCGCCACCATATGCGAGTTGTCGGCGGCGACAGGGATTGCCCAGGTGGGGTCGCCCTTGGGGGCGTCCACTCCAGGGACGTAACTGATCATGTCAATGGTCCCGAGCTCGTCCACCTGCTTGGTAGGCAGGAGCTTCCATTGCAGCGGGTTGACATGGACGCCGTCGAGGATGGTTTCAAAATGCAGATGGCATCCTGTGGACGAACCCGTGGTGCCAACTTTCGCGATGACCTCGCCCACCTGGACGGAGTCCCCTTTCTTGACGGCGATCCCTTCCAGGTGGTTGTACGTGGTGATCAGCCCGTTGCCGTGATCGATCTCCACCCGGTTGCCGCCGCCCCAGGGGTGCCAGCCGACGGCCCTGACCACTCCGGCGTCGGCCGCGTAGACCCGGGTGCCACACGCGGCTGCGAAGTCCTGGCCCCAGTGGAATTCCCCGGCGGTGCCGGTCAAAGGGCTGACCCTGAGCCCGAAGCCGGAAGTTTCGGTCAGCATTTCGAGGGGCGCCATGAGCGATCCCGCAGGCGGCCGCCTCAGTTCTTCGGACGCAACGTTCAGTTCGCGCTTGCCGCTTTTGGAAATGGTCCGGATATCGCTGCGACTGAAGGAAACGAGGGCATTGGCGTTGGCGGCAACAGCCCCCGGTGCAATGCCCAGCGGTTTCATGAAGGCGCCCGGCCACGAGGGTGCGGTGCCCGGGCCACCCATCCCGGCCTGCTGCGAGGTGGCGGCAACCACAGCCGCCGGCGGTGAGGCTGGTGCCTGGAGACTAAGTGCAATCACGCCAAGCGTTGAAACAGCGCAAACGCCAAGTATGCGCGCAGCGGTTAGGCAGGGCCTGCCTGGATGTTCGTCGCGTCCGTATCCCCAGTGATTTCCCACGTGCTGACTCCTGCGATAGGCCCGCCAGACCCCAATCTCGACGGACTTACGAATCCTATGGGACCACAGCCCACCGCCTCTGTGAACCCCCATCACGGAGCACCTTGATAGACTCCCGCGGGATTCCGCCCTTTCACGCCAAAATTCCCAGCTGGCTCACAGCCACCGGGTCCCGGAACTGGAAACTCCCTCGGCCGGATGTTCCTCCGGCGGCGGCCCGCGGCAGAGTGCGCGACAATGGACCATGCGCAATGTCCTCAGGGAGTGGCGGGCCGAGCTTAGGCAAACATTCACAGGATCACGGGGGGCCGTGCCGGGCTGGGTTCCCCTGCTCGAAGAGGGTGACGACGCCGGTTATCACCTCCCGGGGTCCGCAGTCTGGGCGGTACACGGGTCAATGACCACTATTGTGGCGGGAATCCGTGCGCTCTTGATGCAGGCACTCCACCCCGGCGCCCTTGCCGGCGTGCACGACCATTCACGGTTCCGGGAGGATCCGCTGGGGCGGCTTGCCGGAACCATCCGCTGGATCTTCACCGTGTCCTACGGTTCCACGTCCGCGGCGCGTACAGCATCCGGCTGGGTCCTGCGGCTGCATGAATCGGTGCGGGGCGAGTACGTGGACGCTCACGGTGTCAAAAGAAGCTACGCAGCCAACGATCCCGAGCTGCTCCGTTGGGTGCACATCGCGTTCACCGACGCATTCCTCTCCGCCCACAAGATCTGGGGGCGCCCCATCCCGGGCGGCCCGGATGCCTACGTCCGCGAGTGGGCGCACGCCGGACTGCTGATGGGCGTGGACTCACCGCCGCTGAGCGAGCCGGAAATGCGGCAACAGCTGGACAAGTGGTACGACGACGGCGACCTGCGCTCCGACGAAAGGGTGGCCGAAATTGTGGCCTTCATCCGCAACCCGCCGCTTCATCCCTCACTGCGCCCCGGCTACCGGATGCTGTTTGCCGCAGCTGTTTCCAGCCTCGAACCGAAATACCGGGACATACTGGGACTCCGTCCGCCACGGCTGGGGCCTTTGCCGCTGCCGGTGCGGTTTGGCACCAAAGTGACTCTCGGCGTCGTCCAATTGGCGCTTGGCGGTGCCGGTCGCGGCGGCAGGGTCGGCCCGAGTGAGCAGGCTGCACGGCGACGCCTGCGCCGCCTTGGATTTGCGGCCTAGGTCCTTAGGACGCAAAAAGGCCCCGGTCCGAGGACCGGGGCCAAACGCGGAGAATGGGGGATTTGAACCCCCGAGGGCGTTAACCCAACACGCGTTCCAGGCGTGCGCCATAGGCCGCTAGGCGAATTCTCCAGTAGCTTCTGAATCAAAAGCAGATACTAGAATACCTGAACTTTTCGGCATCACCCAATTGGGCCTAACCGAGCGTTACGGCAGCACATTCAGGGGCCGTCCCCGGACCGCGCATTTGCGGCCAGATCCGGCGGCCGAAAGTGTCCTTAACGTAAAAATGGACGCCCCCAATGCGCCCACTCTTCCGGAACACCGTTGAGCTGCCGGGTCCGGCCCTCGCGCCAGGCCCTGCAGCTCACAACCTTGAGTTCAACTTGAGATTGCCCCAATCGGTGTACATATCCATGGTCCGCTTTGTACCGGTGATAAGCAAGGGGTTCCTCGCCGTTATCGGCGGACCGTTACCGTCTTGTGCCGCTAATCGCCTGCCTGACCCGCTTGCCGAAGTACTGCCAAAATGGGCACATGACGCAACTTCACGCCCTGGTGACCTATGTTCCCGCGGACCACGCGGAGGCTGTACTGGCCGCCGTGGGTGACGCGGGCGCCGGACGGATCGGCAACTATTCGCACTGCGCCTTCACAGCCCCAGGCACCGGCCGGTTCACGCCCCTCGCCGGATCCCGGCCGTTCATCGGTTCGGAAGGCCGCAGCGAACAGCTGCCGGAGGTAAGGATCGAATGCGTCGTTGAGGAAGAAGTGCTCGAGTCCGTGGTGGCCGCGCTTCGCGCCGCCCACCCTTACGAGGAGCCCGCTCTGATGAGCTGGGCAGTCGACGGACACCGCCTGTCCCCGCCGCCATTGGACGGCCGCGAAGCGTAGTCGAGCGTGCCCTAAACGGGCCGCCGGCTGCCGATTCGGGGCACACGAAATCATCGGGTAAACTCATTGACGGCCCCTCATGTGGCGTCATCCTGTTGAACTCCCCCAGGACCGGAAGGTAGCAAGGGTAAATGGGCTCTGGCGGGTGCATGGGGGGTCTTTACTATTCCCCCACAGGGCGGCAAACTGTCAGCCCGGATTGGTAGGGTTTTCTCTGTGAGTGTTACAACCGCCCTTTACCGCAGATACCGTCCAGATTCCTTTGCTGACGTTATCGGGCAGGAACACGTCACGGAGCCGTTGATGACGGCGCTGCGAAAGAACCGCGTCAACCACGCCTACCTGTTTTCCGGTCCCCGCGGTTGCGGAAAGACCACTTCGGCCCGCATCCTGGCCCGCTGCCTCAACTGTGCCGAGGGCCCCACCGACACTCCCTGCGGCAAGTGCCCCAGCTGCGTCGAGCTTGCACGCGGCGGCTCCGGCTCCCTCGATGTGATCGAGATCGACGCCGCGAGCCACGGCGGCGTGGATGACGCCCGGGACCTCCGCGAACGCGCCACGTACGCTCCCGTCCGGGACCGGTACAAGATCTTCATCATCGACGAAGCCCACATGGTCACCTCGGCGGGCTTCAACGCCCTGCTCAAGATCGTGGAAGAGCCGCCGGAACACATCAAGTTCATCTTCGCCACCACGGAGCCGGACAAGGTGATCGGCACCATCCGTTCCCGGACCCATCACTACCCGTTCCGGCTTGTCCCGCCCGAGCCCCTCATGGCCTACCTTGAGCTGCTCTGCAACCAGGAAAACGTTCCGGTGGCACCCGGAGTGCTGTCCCTGGTCATCCGGGCCGGCGGCGGCTCCGTCCGGGACTCGCTCTCGGTCCTGGACCAGCTCATGGCGGGCGCCGGTCCCACCGGACTGGACTACGAGCTCGCCGTCGCACTGCTGGGCTACACCCACGCGTCCCTGCTGGACGACGTCGTTGAAGCCGTGGCGGCGTCGGATGCCGCCACCGTCTTCCGGGCGGTGGACCGGGTGATCCAGACGGGCCACGATCCGCGACGCTTCGTGGAGGATCTCCTGGAGCGCTTCCGCGACCTCATCATCGTCCAGGCGATGCCGGAGAGCGCCCAGTCCATCCTGCGCGGGATGCCGGCCGACCAGATAGCCCGCCTGCAAAACCAGGCCCACAACCTTGGCGCAGCCGAGCTGAGCCGGGCGGCGGACGTGACCAACACGGCCCTCACCGAGATGACGGGGGCAACGTCGCCGAGGCTCCACCTTGAGCTGCTCTGCGCCCGCATCCTCCTTCCCACGTCCGAACAGACCGAACGCGGCATCGCCGCCCGGATCGACCGCGTGGAGCGGCGCCTGAATTACGGCGGGAACGACGTCGGAACTCCCGCCGCTGCTGCAGCGGCGCCTTCCGCACCGGCAGCGGCTCCGGTTCCCGTGGCGGCTCCGGCCGCGTCCCCGGCAGCGGCTCCGGTTCCCGCAGCACCCGCGCAGCAGCCATCCGCAACACAACCCACCGCGCCACAGCAGCCCGCGGCTCCCGCTCCCGAAGCTCCCGCCCGCGAATCCCTCACTCCGCCGCGCGTCTCCACCACCGATTGGCCGGTCGACGAGTCACAGCCGGCGACCCGGGGTGCGTCCGGCTCTGCCCCGTCGCGTCCGGCCGGCCAGCAGACTGCCGCCCCGCAGCCTGCCGGTCCGCAGGCTCCGGCGGCACCTGCCGCCGGATCGGAACCCGCAACGCCGGCTCCCGTCGAACCCGTAGCGGCAGCGCGGACAGCCCAGCGGCCCGAAGCGGGCCAGCCGGCGTCGGAGCGCAACGTTCCGGCGCCGAATGCCGGCGGTGACGTCGAAGTGCTCCGCCGTGCCTGGCCCGAGGTCCTGCAAACGCTAAGCAAGATCAAGCGCAGCACGTGGGCGCTCGTGGAACCGAATGCCCAGGTGGGCCAGTTCGACGGCCAGGTGCTCACCCTGGCGTTCACCACCTCCGGACTGGCTGGCGCTTTCGGCCGGGCCGACCACTCGGAAAATCTTCGGCAGGCAATCCACAAGACCGTGGGTATTGACTGCCAGATCCATGCAGTGTCCGGCGGCGCCAGCAGCTCAGTGAGCTCTGAGCCAAACCCAAAAGCACCGGCTAGCCCGGCGTCGCCGGAGACGCGCGCTGGCCCGCCAGCGCCGGCGAAGGCCGCTAGCCCGGAAACCCCGGCGACGCCCGCTGACGTTGCCTGGGGCCTTGCCCCTGCGTCCGCCGCAACGGTCGCAGATCCCGACGTGAGCCCGGCGGGTGCACACCCGGCCGCTACCACGGCGGCCGCCGCCGCCACCGTGGCCACCCCGGCCGAGCGTCCAGACACGGACGCCATGCCTGTCCAGGCCGCCGACGCGGCACACACGGCCACCGCTGCCGCCGCCGGTGCTGACGCTGGGCGGAAGGCCGTGCAAGCTGAGCCCGCGCAAGCCCCGCAAGCGCCGCCGGCGCCGCGGCAGCACGACGACGCGTCCGGTTCCTACAGCTACCCGGACGACGACTGGGGGCCGCCGCTGGACGAAGATGCTCCCCCGCTGGATGAAGAGCCTCCGATGGACTGGACTCCGTCCGTTCCTGCGCAGTCACGGCCGATCCAGGCAGCTGCTGCCTCTTCCGGCGCACCGGCTCGTCCGGCACCGGACCGTCCGGCACCGGCAAGCCGTGTCTCGTCCGACCAGCCGGCCGGCATCCCCGCTTCCGCCGGCTCTTCGCGGGCCGCAGGCGTTACCGCCAACGACGATCCATGGTCCCGCGCCACGGAAGATGCGCCCGGTGTCTGGACCGTGGGTGCGGAGTCGAACGTTGGCAAGTCCGTGGAAGATCCGGACCGAGCAGGCCTGCCTGTGGTTCCCGAGCCCCAGGCGCCGCACTACGAGCCGGCGGCGGCACAGCTCCCCCGGTCCGTGGAGACGCGGGAAGCCCCCGCCCTCCACACCGGTGATACCCCGCACCCGGCCGAAGTCCGGCAGCCAGTGGGTGCACTCTCCGGTGCCGGCAGTTCCGCTGGCGCAGGCTGGGCAACGTCCGCGCAGTATGGTCCTGCCACGGCAGCGGACCCGTCGCCGGCAATGTCCGGCCCGGACGTCAGGAGCATTGCGTCACCTGCACCTGCGGCTTACGCATCACCGCAGGCCCAGCCTGCCGCTGCCCCGGCAGCCGCTCCCGGCGGGACAGTGAAGCAGAGCCTGTACCAGCGGCTGTCCAACAGCCCCGAGGCCGAAGCCGGCCGGGCCAAAGCCCCCGCGCGACAGGCCGAGGCCGTCAAGACGTACGTCCAGGACACACCCAGTCCGGACGACGAAACGATTGAGGAATCGAACGTCTTTGGACGCGCCGCCGTCGAGCGTATTCTGGGCGGAAAGCTGGTGGAGGAACGGTCCTTGGACGGGAGCCCGATCGCACCCCGCTTCTAGCCTGCCCCGCCGGAAAAGCACCCTTGACCCGGACAGCCACTAACGGGACTCCGTCGCAGCGGGCTGACCCTCCCGGGTTCCCGGCAGGGAACGGCGCGCCTGCGTCCGCCGGCCCATCGATCTACGAACCCAACAAACGATTCAAACGAACGAGGACATTGTGTACGAAGGTGCAGTTCAAGAGCTGATCGACGAGCTTGGCCGCCTTCCCGGCGTGGGGCCCAAGTCCGCCCAGCGGCTGGCGTTCCATATCCTCGAGGCGGACCCGCAGGACATGAAGCGGCTTGTCGAGGCCATCACCACCGTGAAGGAGCGCGTGAAGTTCTGCACGGTGTGCGGCAACGTCACGGAGCAGGAACTGTGCAACATCTGCCGCGACCCGCGCCGTGACCCCTCAGTCATTTGCGT
Protein-coding regions in this window:
- the fdhA gene encoding formaldehyde dehydrogenase, glutathione-independent produces the protein MTGNKAVAYKGPGKVELIDIDYPTFELKDGPGVNPANVGRSVRHGVILKTVATNICGSDQHMVRGRTTAPPDLVLGHEITGEVVEVGPDVEFIKVGDVCSVPFNIACGRCRNCKERKTGICLNVNPDRPGSAYGYVDMGGWVGGQANYVLVPYADWNLLKFPDKDQAMEKILDLAMLSDIFPTGFHGAVTAGVGVGSTVYIAGAGPVGLAAATSAHLLGAAAVIVGDMNEDRLRQARSFGCETVDLSQGGPAEQIEQILGVPEVDCAVDAVGFEAKGHGHDAKEAPATVLNSLMELTAAGGALGIPGLYVTGDPGGIDEAAKKGALSLSLGTGWAKSLSFTTGQCPVMKYNRGLMMAILHDKVHIAKNVNAKAISLEDAPKGYAEFDAGAATKYVLNPNGYLS
- a CDS encoding glutathione peroxidase, whose translation is MNSIHSIPLTLNDGTETDFGRFKGRVVMVVNVASQCGFTPQYGGLELLYGKFKDQGFEILGVPCNQFAGQEPGSDDEIAEFCERNFGVTFPLTAKADVRGKNQHPLYAELTRFKNGLLPGLVKWNFEKFLVNRDGVVVARFAPTVEPDSPEVIAAIEEALA
- a CDS encoding peptidoglycan DD-metalloendopeptidase family protein, with the protein product MIALSLQAPASPPAAVVAATSQQAGMGGPGTAPSWPGAFMKPLGIAPGAVAANANALVSFSRSDIRTISKSGKRELNVASEELRRPPAGSLMAPLEMLTETSGFGLRVSPLTGTAGEFHWGQDFAAACGTRVYAADAGVVRAVGWHPWGGGNRVEIDHGNGLITTYNHLEGIAVKKGDSVQVGEVIAKVGTTGSSTGCHLHFETILDGVHVNPLQWKLLPTKQVDELGTIDMISYVPGVDAPKGDPTWAIPVAADNSHMVAGGETEGPVQGTPSATATGTPSAPATATTASPTPSTSATATAPGSSTTSAPPPTGTSTATPTPSPSLTETPTPSPTTTGQATAAASPTETVTGMPTTESAAGPTVTDTPEPTFTATGNPSPEPTATSEPTTAPEPTMTAEPAPTGTSTPTPTP
- a CDS encoding oxygenase MpaB family protein — encoded protein: MRNVLREWRAELRQTFTGSRGAVPGWVPLLEEGDDAGYHLPGSAVWAVHGSMTTIVAGIRALLMQALHPGALAGVHDHSRFREDPLGRLAGTIRWIFTVSYGSTSAARTASGWVLRLHESVRGEYVDAHGVKRSYAANDPELLRWVHIAFTDAFLSAHKIWGRPIPGGPDAYVREWAHAGLLMGVDSPPLSEPEMRQQLDKWYDDGDLRSDERVAEIVAFIRNPPLHPSLRPGYRMLFAAAVSSLEPKYRDILGLRPPRLGPLPLPVRFGTKVTLGVVQLALGGAGRGGRVGPSEQAARRRLRRLGFAA
- a CDS encoding DNA polymerase III subunit gamma and tau; this encodes MSVTTALYRRYRPDSFADVIGQEHVTEPLMTALRKNRVNHAYLFSGPRGCGKTTSARILARCLNCAEGPTDTPCGKCPSCVELARGGSGSLDVIEIDAASHGGVDDARDLRERATYAPVRDRYKIFIIDEAHMVTSAGFNALLKIVEEPPEHIKFIFATTEPDKVIGTIRSRTHHYPFRLVPPEPLMAYLELLCNQENVPVAPGVLSLVIRAGGGSVRDSLSVLDQLMAGAGPTGLDYELAVALLGYTHASLLDDVVEAVAASDAATVFRAVDRVIQTGHDPRRFVEDLLERFRDLIIVQAMPESAQSILRGMPADQIARLQNQAHNLGAAELSRAADVTNTALTEMTGATSPRLHLELLCARILLPTSEQTERGIAARIDRVERRLNYGGNDVGTPAAAAAAPSAPAAAPVPVAAPAASPAAAPVPAAPAQQPSATQPTAPQQPAAPAPEAPARESLTPPRVSTTDWPVDESQPATRGASGSAPSRPAGQQTAAPQPAGPQAPAAPAAGSEPATPAPVEPVAAARTAQRPEAGQPASERNVPAPNAGGDVEVLRRAWPEVLQTLSKIKRSTWALVEPNAQVGQFDGQVLTLAFTTSGLAGAFGRADHSENLRQAIHKTVGIDCQIHAVSGGASSSVSSEPNPKAPASPASPETRAGPPAPAKAASPETPATPADVAWGLAPASAATVADPDVSPAGAHPAATTAAAAATVATPAERPDTDAMPVQAADAAHTATAAAAGADAGRKAVQAEPAQAPQAPPAPRQHDDASGSYSYPDDDWGPPLDEDAPPLDEEPPMDWTPSVPAQSRPIQAAAASSGAPARPAPDRPAPASRVSSDQPAGIPASAGSSRAAGVTANDDPWSRATEDAPGVWTVGAESNVGKSVEDPDRAGLPVVPEPQAPHYEPAAAQLPRSVETREAPALHTGDTPHPAEVRQPVGALSGAGSSAGAGWATSAQYGPATAADPSPAMSGPDVRSIASPAPAAYASPQAQPAAAPAAAPGGTVKQSLYQRLSNSPEAEAGRAKAPARQAEAVKTYVQDTPSPDDETIEESNVFGRAAVERILGGKLVEERSLDGSPIAPRF